The Xiphophorus hellerii strain 12219 chromosome 22, Xiphophorus_hellerii-4.1, whole genome shotgun sequence genome has a window encoding:
- the sfrp5 gene encoding secreted frizzled-related protein 5, giving the protein MAYGQKILRLALTQGLFSLAPSLLLFSLLPNIVTADEYDYYSWQSDNFHNGRFYTKQPQCVDIPADLRLCHNVGYKKMRLPNLLDHETMPEVKQQAGSWVPLLAKRCHADTQVFLCSLFAPVCLDRPIYPCRSLCEAVRDSCAPVMETYGFPWPEMLSCDKFPIDNDLCIPMQFAGNHATQPPVSKVCPPCDNELKTDNIMEHYCASDFVLKMKIKEVKKEKGDRKLIAAQKKKKVLKQGVLRKKDLKKLTLYIKNGANCPCSQLENLGSNFLIMGRKVDQQLLLMSIHKWDKKSKELKFAIKYMKSHQCPSYHTVFQ; this is encoded by the exons ATGGCATATGGACAAAAGATCCTGAGGTTGGCATTAACCCAGGGTTTATTCAGCCTGGCACCGAGCCTGTTGCTCTTCTCCCTCCTCCCTAACATCGTAACCGCAGATGAGTATGACTACTACAGCTGGCAGTCAGATAACTTCCACAACGGCCGCTTCTACACGAAGCAACCACAGTGTGTGGACATACCAGCTGACCTGCGCCTTTGCCACAACGTGGGGTACAAGAAGATGAGGTTGCCCAACCTCCTGGATCACGAAACCATGCCAGAAGTCAAGCAGCAGGCAGGCAGCTGGGTGCCCCTCCTGGCCAAAAGGTGCCATGCTGACACCCAGGTCTTTCTGTGCTCGTTGTTTGCGCCCGTATGTCTAGACAGGCCCATCTACCCATGCCGCTCATTGTGCGAGGCTGTCAGGGACAGCTGCGCTCCAGTGATGGAGACCTACGGCTTCCCCTGGCCAGAGATGCTGTCCTGCGACAAATTCCCCATTGATAATGACCTGTGCATCCCCATGCAGTTTGCCGGGAACCACGCCACGCAACCTCCAG tgtcGAAGGTGTGCCCTCCATGTGACAACGAGCTGAAAACAGACAACATCATGGAGCATTACTGTGCAAGTGATTTTG TCCTGAAGATGAAAATCAAGGAggtgaaaaaggaaaaaggtgaCCGAAAACTAATTGcagcacagaagaagaagaaggttttGAAGCAGGGTGTGCTGAGGAAGAAGGACCTGAAGAAGCTGACCTTGTACATAAAGAATGGAGCAAACTGCCCATGCTCACAGCTGGAGAACCTGGGCTCCAACTTCCTCATCATGGGCCGCAAAGTagaccagcagctgctgctcatgtCCATTCACAAGTGGGACAAGAAGAGCAAGGAGCTCAAGTTCGCCATCAAGTACATGAAATCCCATCAGTGCCCTTCTTACCACACTGTCTTCCAATGA